A genome region from Microbacterium terricola includes the following:
- a CDS encoding HdeD family acid-resistance protein, which translates to MSSESLEKSAVNGIRTALGVGGVIAVIVGVLILVWPGKTAAVVTAIIAIYAIAAGLVYAGLGIFSKTKGGWARVGHILLGLLFIIAGVLMFANLTASTAWFAVFFGILVGIMWVVEGIVSLSTLGDAASKGWTVFFAIVSIIAGIVVMFSPLWGAVFLWWLLGIALIVLGIINVIRAFTFGKKA; encoded by the coding sequence ATGTCCAGCGAGTCTCTCGAGAAATCGGCCGTCAACGGCATTCGCACCGCACTCGGCGTCGGTGGTGTGATCGCCGTCATCGTGGGTGTCCTCATCCTCGTCTGGCCCGGCAAGACTGCCGCGGTCGTCACCGCCATCATCGCCATCTACGCCATCGCCGCGGGCCTCGTGTACGCGGGCCTCGGCATCTTCTCCAAGACCAAGGGCGGGTGGGCGCGCGTCGGCCACATCCTGCTCGGTCTGCTGTTCATCATCGCGGGCGTCCTGATGTTCGCGAACCTCACCGCCTCGACCGCCTGGTTCGCCGTGTTCTTCGGCATCCTCGTCGGCATCATGTGGGTCGTCGAGGGCATCGTCTCGCTGTCGACTCTGGGCGACGCCGCGTCGAAGGGCTGGACCGTCTTCTTCGCGATCGTCAGCATCATCGCCGGCATCGTGGTGATGTTCTCCCCGCTGTGGGGCGCCGTGTTCCTGTGGTGGCTGCTGGGCATCGCGCTGATCGTGCTCGGCATCATCAACGTGATCCGCGCCTTCACCTTCGGCAAGAAGGCCTGA
- a CDS encoding NfeD family protein, with product MEFIQTIEDFAWIGWLVLILVFLVIEMLTLDFTFLMLSIGGLAGLGSDLLGAPLWVQVIIAALVAAVLVVFLRPPLLRRLRRGEDPTPSNVDALRGLSGRILATTSDISGQVKLSNGDTWTARLEGDGELAPGTPVRVSRIDGATAFVRPLPEEQIP from the coding sequence GTGGAGTTCATCCAGACCATCGAAGATTTCGCGTGGATCGGGTGGCTCGTCCTGATCCTCGTCTTTCTCGTCATCGAGATGCTGACGCTCGATTTCACGTTCCTGATGCTGTCGATCGGCGGCCTCGCCGGGCTCGGCTCCGACCTGCTCGGCGCACCTCTCTGGGTGCAGGTGATCATCGCGGCCCTCGTTGCCGCCGTGCTGGTCGTCTTCCTGCGCCCGCCGCTCCTGCGCCGGCTCCGGCGAGGAGAGGACCCCACTCCGTCGAACGTCGACGCGCTGCGGGGGCTCTCCGGCCGCATCCTCGCCACGACATCCGACATCTCCGGTCAGGTCAAGCTGTCCAACGGCGACACCTGGACGGCCCGCCTGGAGGGTGACGGCGAACTCGCGCCGGGCACCCCCGTCCGCGTCAGCCGCATCGACGGCGCCACCGCCTTCGTCCGCCCCCTTCCCGAGGAGCAGATCCCGTGA
- a CDS encoding SRPBCC family protein, with the protein MTDDHDPELDLTISRIIRAERAAVWNAWADPALFVRWWVPAPHVCRIVSMDLRPGGSFRTEFSEDGVAFGPHITGCFLAVDPLERIVFTDALTADWRPAESAFLTARFTLADHPDGTEYTATALHRSRADRDRHEQLGFHEGWGTVTRQLAELVEAGAQGR; encoded by the coding sequence ATGACGGACGACCACGACCCTGAACTCGACCTGACCATCTCTCGCATCATCAGGGCGGAGCGAGCCGCGGTGTGGAATGCATGGGCTGATCCGGCGCTGTTCGTGCGCTGGTGGGTTCCGGCGCCGCACGTCTGCCGCATCGTCTCCATGGATCTGCGACCGGGCGGCTCGTTCCGCACGGAGTTCAGCGAGGACGGTGTCGCGTTCGGCCCGCACATCACCGGCTGCTTCCTCGCCGTCGACCCGCTGGAGCGCATCGTGTTCACCGATGCCCTGACCGCGGACTGGCGGCCGGCCGAGTCGGCGTTCCTGACCGCGCGATTCACTCTGGCCGACCACCCCGACGGCACCGAGTACACCGCGACCGCGCTGCACCGCAGCAGGGCCGACCGCGACCGGCACGAGCAGCTCGGCTTCCACGAGGGCTGGGGAACCGTGACACGCCAGCTGGCGGAACTCGTCGAGGCCGGCGCTCAGGGCCGCTGA
- a CDS encoding excinuclease ABC subunit UvrA — protein sequence MTDLHAADTHDLIRVQGARENNLKNVSVDIPKRRLTVFTGVSGSGKSSLVFGTIAAESQRMINETYSAFVQGFMPTLARPDVDLLEGLTTAIIVDQERMGANSRSTVGTVTDANAMLRILFSRLGQPHIGSPQAFSFNVPTVQGAGAVKVERGTSVQSVKRTFTQLGGMCPRCEGMGSVNDIDLAQIYDETKSLGAGAITVPGYTVDGWAVRIYSESGFFDIDKPIAEYSERERHDLLYKEPTKIKVSGINMTYEGLIPKIQKSMLSKDRDAMQAHIRAFVERAVTFTTCPDCGGTRLAEGARASKIRGISIADACSMQISDLAAWVRELDEPSVAPLLVTLRHILDSFVDIGLGYLSLERPSGTLSGGEAQRTKMIRHLGSSLTDVTYVFDEPTIGLHPHDIQRMNELLIQLRDKGNTVLVVEHKPEAITIADHVVDLGPRAGTAGGEIVFEGTVDALRRADTLTGRHLDDRAAVKDAVRTPTGALEVRGATANNLVGVDVDIPLGVLTVVTGVAGSGKSSLIHGSVAGRDGVVSIDQGAIRGSRRSNPATYTGLLEPIRKAFAKANGVKPALFSANSEGACPNCNGAGVIFTDLGPMATVSSPCEVCEGKRFDASVLDYKLGGKDISEVLAMSVTDAEAFFAAGEARIPAAHAILHRLADVGLGYLSLGQPLSTLSGGERQRIKLATAMAESGDVYILDEPTTGLHLADVEQLLGLLDRLVDAGRSVIVIEHHQAVMAHADWIIDLGPGAGHDGGRVVFEGTPAALIADRSTLTGEHLAAYVGS from the coding sequence GTGACTGACCTGCATGCCGCCGACACCCACGATCTGATCCGCGTCCAGGGCGCGCGCGAGAACAACCTCAAGAACGTCAGCGTCGACATCCCGAAACGCCGTCTCACGGTGTTCACCGGAGTCAGCGGGTCGGGCAAGAGCTCGCTCGTGTTCGGCACCATCGCCGCCGAGTCGCAGCGGATGATCAACGAGACCTACAGCGCGTTCGTGCAGGGGTTCATGCCCACGCTCGCGCGGCCGGACGTCGACCTCCTCGAAGGGCTCACCACCGCGATCATCGTCGACCAGGAGCGGATGGGCGCCAACTCGCGGTCGACTGTCGGCACGGTGACCGATGCCAACGCGATGCTGCGGATCCTGTTCAGCAGGCTCGGGCAGCCGCACATCGGCTCGCCGCAGGCCTTCTCCTTCAACGTGCCCACGGTGCAGGGTGCCGGGGCCGTGAAGGTCGAGCGCGGTACGAGCGTGCAGTCGGTCAAGCGCACGTTCACGCAGCTCGGCGGCATGTGCCCTCGATGCGAGGGCATGGGGTCGGTCAACGACATCGACCTCGCTCAGATCTACGACGAGACGAAGTCGCTCGGCGCCGGCGCGATCACGGTGCCCGGCTACACGGTGGACGGCTGGGCCGTGCGGATCTACTCGGAGTCCGGCTTCTTCGACATCGACAAGCCGATCGCCGAGTACTCCGAGCGAGAGCGCCACGATCTGCTCTACAAGGAGCCGACCAAGATCAAGGTCAGCGGCATCAACATGACCTACGAGGGGCTCATCCCCAAGATCCAGAAGTCGATGCTGTCGAAGGACCGCGACGCGATGCAGGCGCACATCCGCGCCTTCGTCGAGCGCGCCGTGACCTTCACGACGTGCCCGGACTGCGGGGGCACCCGTCTGGCCGAGGGTGCACGCGCCTCGAAGATCCGGGGGATCAGCATCGCGGATGCGTGCTCCATGCAGATCAGCGACCTCGCCGCGTGGGTGCGGGAGCTCGACGAGCCGTCGGTGGCTCCGCTCCTGGTGACGCTGCGGCACATCCTGGACTCGTTCGTGGACATCGGCTTGGGCTACCTCTCGCTGGAGCGCCCGTCCGGCACGCTCTCGGGCGGCGAGGCGCAGCGGACGAAGATGATCCGTCACCTCGGCTCGTCGCTGACCGACGTCACCTACGTGTTCGACGAGCCCACGATCGGACTGCACCCGCACGACATCCAGCGGATGAACGAGCTGCTCATCCAGCTGCGCGACAAGGGCAACACGGTGCTCGTCGTCGAGCACAAACCTGAGGCGATCACCATCGCCGACCACGTCGTCGACCTCGGTCCGCGCGCGGGCACCGCCGGGGGAGAGATCGTCTTCGAGGGCACCGTCGACGCGCTGCGCCGCGCGGACACGCTCACCGGGCGCCACCTCGACGACCGTGCTGCGGTGAAGGATGCCGTGCGCACGCCGACCGGGGCGCTGGAGGTGCGCGGTGCGACGGCCAACAACCTGGTGGGCGTCGACGTCGACATCCCGCTCGGCGTGCTCACGGTGGTCACCGGAGTCGCCGGCTCGGGCAAGAGCTCGCTCATCCACGGATCGGTCGCCGGACGCGACGGGGTCGTGTCGATCGACCAGGGTGCGATCCGCGGCTCGCGGCGCAGCAATCCCGCGACCTACACCGGACTGCTGGAGCCGATCCGCAAGGCGTTCGCGAAGGCCAACGGCGTCAAGCCGGCACTGTTCAGCGCGAACTCGGAAGGCGCCTGCCCGAACTGCAACGGCGCCGGCGTGATCTTCACCGACCTCGGTCCGATGGCCACGGTCTCGAGCCCGTGCGAGGTGTGCGAGGGCAAGCGGTTCGATGCGTCGGTGCTGGACTACAAGCTCGGCGGCAAGGACATCAGCGAGGTGCTGGCGATGTCGGTCACCGACGCCGAGGCGTTCTTCGCGGCCGGTGAGGCCAGGATCCCCGCGGCTCACGCGATCCTGCATCGCCTCGCCGACGTCGGACTCGGATACCTGAGCCTCGGGCAGCCGCTGAGCACCCTGTCAGGCGGCGAGCGTCAGCGCATCAAGCTCGCGACGGCGATGGCGGAGTCCGGCGACGTGTACATCCTGGACGAGCCGACGACCGGTCTGCACCTGGCGGACGTCGAGCAGCTGCTCGGGCTGCTGGACCGCCTGGTCGACGCCGGTCGCTCGGTGATCGTCATCGAGCACCATCAGGCCGTGATGGCGCACGCCGACTGGATCATCGACCTCGGTCCGGGCGCCGGCCACGACGGCGGTCGCGTCGTGTTCGAGGGGACGCCCGCTGCGCTCATCGCCGACCGGTCGACGCTCACCGGCGAGCACCTCGCGGCGTACGTCGGCTCCTGA
- a CDS encoding helix-turn-helix transcriptional regulator, with translation MTELRAERGWTQGELAERLSVSRQTVNAIEKEKFDPSLPVAFRISRVFGLSIEEIFLDAP, from the coding sequence GTGACGGAGCTCAGAGCCGAACGGGGCTGGACGCAGGGGGAGCTCGCGGAGCGGCTGAGCGTGTCGCGCCAGACGGTCAACGCGATCGAGAAGGAGAAGTTCGATCCCAGCCTTCCGGTGGCATTCCGCATCTCCCGCGTCTTCGGCCTGTCGATCGAGGAGATCTTCCTCGACGCACCGTGA
- a CDS encoding DUF6458 family protein — MSIGAGIALFAIGAILAFAVNVDVPGVSLDMIGYILMGAGFLVFVIGLVLMMRRRQTESVTHVAVDPAGGERVTRNSTSTSGDQGV; from the coding sequence ATGAGTATCGGAGCCGGAATCGCCCTCTTCGCGATCGGAGCCATCCTCGCGTTCGCCGTGAACGTCGATGTTCCTGGCGTGAGCCTCGACATGATCGGATACATCCTGATGGGAGCCGGTTTCCTGGTGTTCGTCATCGGCCTCGTGCTGATGATGCGCCGCCGCCAGACCGAGTCCGTCACGCACGTCGCCGTGGACCCCGCCGGAGGGGAGCGGGTGACCCGCAACTCGACCAGCACGTCCGGCGACCAGGGCGTGTGA
- a CDS encoding dihydrofolate reductase family protein codes for MPRVIFYTAATLNGFLATEDDSLDWLFAVPGGDGEGSGTEGFPAFLEGIGVLVQGSRTYEWVLRHEDLIAHPEKWPGYYGARPSWVFTTRELPAVEGADIRFASGRVIDAWPAIAAAAGDRDVWVVGGGDLVGQFDDAGLLDELRISLAPATLPAGKPLLPRSLGPERLHLQSVRQNGQFAELVYTVSRVTPPEARE; via the coding sequence ATGCCTCGCGTGATCTTCTACACCGCCGCAACGCTCAACGGTTTCCTCGCCACGGAGGACGACTCGCTCGACTGGCTGTTCGCGGTCCCCGGCGGGGACGGCGAAGGCTCCGGCACCGAGGGGTTCCCGGCGTTCCTGGAGGGGATCGGGGTGCTGGTGCAGGGCTCCCGCACCTACGAGTGGGTGCTCCGCCACGAAGACCTCATCGCCCACCCGGAGAAGTGGCCAGGCTATTACGGCGCGCGGCCGAGCTGGGTGTTCACGACGCGCGAGCTGCCGGCCGTCGAGGGCGCCGACATCCGCTTCGCGTCGGGCCGGGTCATCGACGCGTGGCCGGCCATCGCTGCGGCGGCGGGTGACCGTGACGTCTGGGTCGTCGGCGGCGGCGACCTGGTCGGCCAGTTCGACGACGCGGGCCTGCTCGACGAGCTGCGGATCTCGCTCGCGCCGGCCACGCTCCCTGCCGGCAAGCCGCTCCTCCCCCGCAGCCTCGGCCCCGAGCGGCTGCATCTGCAGTCGGTGCGCCAGAACGGTCAGTTCGCCGAACTCGTCTACACGGTCTCGCGGGTCACGCCGCCTGAGGCTCGAGAGTGA
- a CDS encoding formylglycine-generating enzyme family protein, whose amino-acid sequence MTEIELAPIGAGSILLHDARRQARRTVELEPFEIGVFPVTEELLGELLGETARFPRRPAVEVSWLRAIRFCNAASEWEGYDPAYTFDGEEVTWHVDADGYRLPTEAEWEFACRAGSTGAHYGPLPEVAWTAADGVRTAQDVGGRMPNLNGLFDTLGNVWEWCWDLLDPARYDDYRVFRGGGFADDAWSVRAGTRRGGSPRLRQDDVGFRLARGGFDGPGAAQGWSSAADRERAAGEDPRPLGWTPRR is encoded by the coding sequence ATGACCGAGATCGAGCTGGCGCCCATCGGCGCCGGCTCGATCCTTCTGCATGACGCGCGGCGCCAGGCCCGCCGCACGGTGGAACTGGAGCCGTTCGAGATCGGCGTCTTCCCGGTCACCGAGGAGCTGCTCGGCGAGCTGCTGGGGGAGACGGCGAGGTTCCCGCGGCGCCCCGCGGTCGAGGTCTCATGGCTGCGGGCGATCCGCTTCTGCAACGCCGCATCGGAGTGGGAGGGCTACGACCCCGCCTACACGTTCGACGGGGAAGAGGTCACCTGGCACGTCGACGCGGACGGCTACCGGCTGCCGACCGAAGCGGAGTGGGAGTTCGCGTGCCGGGCCGGATCCACCGGTGCGCACTACGGGCCGCTGCCCGAGGTCGCCTGGACGGCGGCCGACGGCGTGCGGACCGCGCAGGATGTCGGGGGCAGGATGCCCAACCTCAACGGCCTCTTCGACACGCTCGGCAACGTCTGGGAGTGGTGCTGGGATCTGCTCGACCCTGCCCGCTACGACGACTACCGGGTGTTCCGCGGCGGCGGCTTCGCCGACGACGCCTGGAGCGTCCGCGCGGGCACGCGCCGGGGCGGCTCGCCGAGACTGCGCCAGGACGACGTGGGCTTCCGGCTCGCGCGCGGCGGATTCGACGGGCCGGGTGCTGCGCAGGGCTGGTCATCGGCCGCCGACCGTGAGCGGGCAGCGGGGGAGGACCCCCGACCGCTCGGCTGGACGCCGCGGCGTTGA
- a CDS encoding S9 family peptidase, giving the protein MGPRDIEALVAVGRPQLAPDGSFAVFATSRPDLAANRAVGQLWRVELPDGSPRRLTRGIADVSPRLSPDGGSVAFIRGDAKDKSQIFVIPAAGGEPVQATDAPLGVGSYAWSPDGASLAYTARIPEPGRYGSVEGLDAVAEAPRHITGIRWHANGLGYLADRSAQVFVIDAPAAASEPFYPPAPAVRPDGEQPPEKRVLAAEPRRLTSGAASHDGVVFTADGREVLTVRDEIEHDAIDLRSTVVAIAVDGSGERELIGRAAHLSVDDVTVAPDGTIALLAATNDGIDFIAPGVALWILGDDGPRRLTDAESIDLGEVGSHISAVGDDFLVQDRTRGRVRLLRVTRAGEVAEVLGGDHEVAGHAAAGERVVAAVATPTSYGELVLIDGGEVRTLTDFGAVAAAAGSAVPVELSVDARDGYPVHGWVATPAGEGPFPVILQIHGGPYASYGVHLFDETQVLVDAGYAVVYCNPRGSAGYGRAHGRSIRRAMGTVDYTDIMDFLDGALASDSRLDAARVGVMGGSYGGYMTAWVIAHDHRFAGAIVERGFLDPVSFQGTSDIGAFFGDEYVGTSADDIARQSPMAVVGQVTTPTLVIHSELDYRCPLEQATRYYAALKRQGTPAEMLIFPGENHELTRGGQPRHRVQRFDAVLDWWNRMLPA; this is encoded by the coding sequence GTGGGTCCGCGCGACATCGAGGCCCTGGTCGCGGTCGGCCGGCCTCAGCTCGCCCCGGACGGCTCGTTCGCGGTGTTCGCGACGTCGCGGCCCGACCTCGCGGCCAACCGCGCCGTCGGTCAGCTCTGGCGCGTCGAACTGCCGGACGGCTCGCCGCGCCGCCTGACGCGGGGCATCGCCGACGTGTCGCCGCGCCTGTCGCCCGACGGGGGGTCGGTGGCTTTCATCCGCGGTGACGCGAAGGACAAGTCGCAGATCTTCGTGATCCCTGCCGCGGGCGGCGAGCCGGTGCAGGCCACCGACGCCCCGCTCGGCGTCGGCTCCTACGCCTGGTCGCCGGACGGTGCCTCGCTCGCGTACACCGCGCGGATCCCCGAACCGGGCCGATACGGCTCGGTGGAGGGACTGGATGCCGTCGCCGAGGCGCCCCGGCACATCACCGGCATCCGCTGGCACGCGAACGGGCTCGGCTATCTCGCCGATCGCTCCGCCCAGGTGTTCGTCATCGACGCGCCCGCTGCAGCATCCGAGCCCTTCTATCCGCCGGCCCCCGCCGTCCGGCCCGACGGCGAGCAGCCGCCGGAGAAGCGCGTGCTCGCCGCGGAGCCGCGACGGCTGACCTCTGGGGCTGCGAGCCACGACGGGGTCGTGTTCACCGCGGACGGGCGCGAGGTGCTGACCGTGCGCGACGAGATCGAGCACGACGCGATCGATCTGCGCTCGACGGTCGTGGCGATCGCCGTGGACGGCTCAGGCGAGCGCGAACTCATCGGCCGGGCAGCGCACCTCTCGGTCGACGACGTCACGGTCGCGCCGGACGGGACGATCGCCCTGCTCGCCGCCACCAACGACGGCATCGACTTCATCGCGCCGGGTGTGGCGCTCTGGATCCTCGGAGACGACGGCCCGCGTCGCCTCACCGACGCCGAGTCCATCGACCTCGGCGAGGTCGGCAGTCACATCTCCGCCGTCGGCGACGACTTCCTCGTGCAGGACCGCACCAGGGGCAGGGTGCGCCTGCTGCGCGTGACCCGCGCCGGTGAGGTGGCCGAGGTGCTCGGCGGCGACCACGAGGTCGCCGGCCATGCGGCGGCGGGGGAGCGGGTGGTGGCTGCGGTCGCCACGCCCACGTCCTACGGCGAGCTCGTGCTGATCGACGGCGGCGAGGTGCGCACGCTCACCGATTTCGGCGCCGTGGCGGCGGCCGCGGGGAGTGCGGTCCCGGTCGAGCTGAGCGTCGACGCGCGCGACGGCTATCCGGTGCACGGCTGGGTGGCGACGCCGGCAGGGGAGGGGCCGTTCCCCGTGATCCTGCAGATCCACGGCGGTCCGTACGCGAGCTACGGGGTGCACCTGTTCGACGAGACCCAGGTGCTCGTCGACGCCGGCTACGCAGTGGTCTACTGCAACCCCCGCGGTTCGGCGGGCTACGGGCGGGCGCATGGGCGCAGCATCCGGCGTGCCATGGGCACCGTCGACTACACCGACATCATGGACTTCCTCGACGGCGCCCTCGCCTCGGACTCTCGCCTGGACGCCGCGCGGGTCGGCGTGATGGGCGGCTCGTACGGCGGGTACATGACCGCCTGGGTGATCGCGCACGACCACCGGTTCGCCGGAGCGATCGTCGAGCGCGGCTTCCTCGATCCGGTGAGCTTCCAGGGTACCAGCGACATCGGCGCGTTCTTCGGCGACGAGTATGTGGGCACCAGCGCCGACGACATCGCGCGGCAGAGTCCGATGGCCGTCGTGGGGCAGGTGACCACGCCGACCCTGGTGATCCACTCCGAGCTCGACTACCGCTGCCCGCTCGAGCAGGCGACGCGGTACTACGCGGCGCTCAAGCGGCAGGGCACCCCCGCCGAGATGCTGATCTTCCCCGGCGAGAACCACGAGCTGACCCGCGGCGGACAGCCGCGGCACCGGGTGCAGCGCTTCGACGCCGTGCTCGACTGGTGGAATCGGATGCTGCCGGCCTGA
- a CDS encoding glycerophosphodiester phosphodiesterase family protein codes for MTHPWFAPADRPRILAHRGLAVPDADGHAPAENSFAAVAAAHAIGADYVESDCHVTADGVVVLFHDVDLRRVTGDPRPVADVTAAELERLMAHHGGLLTLRQALESFPTVRFNLDVKADAAALPVGRLVGAHADRVLLTSFSDGRRRAALEAAVAASGGARPATSAGSATIARLLGALVARSRRGAARLLDGIDALQIPERQGRLRVLSPRLVAAAHSAGTEVHVWTVNDPADMTRLVALGVDGIVTDRADLAIAAFRR; via the coding sequence GTGACCCACCCCTGGTTCGCGCCGGCCGACCGGCCGCGGATCCTCGCGCATCGCGGACTCGCGGTGCCGGACGCCGATGGGCACGCTCCCGCGGAGAACTCGTTCGCGGCCGTCGCCGCCGCGCACGCCATCGGCGCCGACTATGTGGAGTCGGACTGCCACGTCACCGCCGACGGTGTCGTGGTCCTCTTCCACGACGTCGACCTGCGCCGAGTGACCGGCGACCCGCGGCCCGTCGCCGACGTCACCGCGGCGGAGCTCGAACGCCTCATGGCCCACCACGGCGGTCTCCTCACGCTCCGCCAGGCGCTGGAGTCGTTCCCGACCGTGCGGTTCAACCTCGACGTGAAGGCGGATGCTGCCGCACTGCCGGTCGGCCGGCTCGTCGGCGCGCACGCCGACCGCGTGCTGCTCACGAGCTTCTCCGACGGCCGGCGCCGCGCCGCGCTCGAGGCCGCGGTCGCGGCGAGCGGCGGCGCCCGCCCGGCGACGTCGGCGGGCTCGGCGACGATCGCACGGCTGCTGGGCGCGCTGGTCGCCCGGTCGCGGCGCGGCGCTGCCCGGCTGCTGGACGGCATCGACGCGCTGCAGATCCCGGAGCGGCAGGGCCGGCTGCGCGTGCTCTCTCCGCGCCTCGTCGCGGCCGCCCATTCGGCCGGCACCGAGGTCCACGTGTGGACGGTGAACGACCCGGCCGACATGACCCGGCTGGTCGCCCTGGGGGTCGACGGGATCGTCACCGATCGCGCGGATCTGGCGATCGCCGCCTTCCGCCGCTGA
- a CDS encoding SPFH domain-containing protein produces MTDVETIIPAAIGWLLAIAVFIFVLVVIVRSIRIIPQASAGIVERLGRYHKTLSPGLNLLVPFIDRLRPLIDMREQVVSFPPQPVITEDNLVVSIDTVVYFQVTDARAATYEIANYLGAVEQLTTTTLRNVVGGLNLEEALTSRDNINGQLRLVLDEATGKWGIRVGRVELKAIDPPHSIQDSMEKQMRAERDRRALILTAEGTKQSAILTAEGQRQAEILKAEGDKAAAVLRAQGEAEAITTVFSAIHQGDPDPKLLAYQYLQTLPKISESPSSKLWIIPSEFTEALKGVSGAFANTVKDAADRAEKSAHPAEPTPQIPPAPPAP; encoded by the coding sequence GTGACCGACGTCGAGACCATCATCCCCGCCGCGATCGGATGGCTCCTGGCCATCGCGGTCTTCATCTTCGTGCTGGTCGTGATCGTCCGCTCGATCCGCATCATCCCGCAGGCCAGCGCCGGCATCGTCGAGCGCCTCGGCCGCTACCACAAGACGCTCAGCCCCGGCCTGAACCTCCTCGTGCCGTTCATCGACCGGCTGCGTCCCCTGATCGACATGCGCGAGCAGGTCGTCTCGTTCCCGCCGCAGCCGGTGATCACCGAGGACAACCTGGTCGTCTCGATCGACACGGTCGTGTACTTCCAGGTGACCGACGCGCGCGCGGCGACCTACGAGATCGCCAATTACCTCGGGGCGGTCGAGCAGCTCACCACGACCACTCTGCGCAACGTCGTCGGCGGCCTCAACCTCGAAGAGGCGCTGACCAGCCGCGACAACATCAACGGGCAGCTGCGTCTCGTGCTCGACGAGGCCACCGGCAAGTGGGGCATCCGCGTCGGACGCGTGGAGCTCAAGGCGATCGACCCGCCGCACTCGATCCAGGACTCGATGGAGAAGCAGATGCGCGCGGAGCGCGACCGTCGTGCGCTGATCCTGACCGCCGAGGGCACCAAGCAGTCGGCGATCCTCACCGCTGAGGGCCAGCGGCAGGCCGAGATCCTGAAGGCCGAGGGCGACAAGGCTGCCGCGGTCCTGCGTGCGCAGGGCGAGGCCGAGGCGATCACGACCGTCTTCAGCGCCATCCACCAGGGCGACCCCGACCCCAAGCTGCTCGCCTACCAGTACCTGCAGACGCTGCCCAAGATCAGCGAGAGCCCGTCGAGCAAGCTGTGGATCATCCCGAGCGAGTTCACCGAGGCTCTCAAGGGTGTGAGCGGTGCGTTCGCGAACACGGTGAAGGATGCCGCCGATCGCGCCGAGAAGTCGGCTCACCCGGCCGAGCCGACCCCGCAGATCCCGCCGGCTCCGCCCGCACCGTGA
- a CDS encoding SDR family oxidoreductase, giving the protein MTDTLVPLPAGALSGKTALVTGSSRGIGADTVRYFAQAGANVVINFRNKAPRAEKLAADLRGLGVEALVVGADLTDPASVQAMFDEVQRTFGGLDILVLNASGGMESGMAEDYALQLNRDAQVNVLETALPLLTDGSRVVFVTSHQAHFIRTTPTMPEYVPVALSKRAGEDALRERIPALAEKGIGFTVVSGDMIEGTITATLLERANPGAIASRKEDAGRLYNVAEFAAEVAQAAVDPVPADNTRLVGDTSSFAGE; this is encoded by the coding sequence GTGACTGACACCCTTGTTCCCCTTCCCGCCGGCGCCCTCTCGGGCAAGACCGCTCTGGTCACCGGGTCGTCCCGCGGCATCGGCGCTGACACCGTCCGCTACTTCGCCCAGGCGGGGGCGAACGTCGTGATCAACTTCCGCAACAAGGCCCCGCGGGCCGAGAAGCTGGCGGCCGACCTGCGCGGCCTCGGCGTCGAGGCCCTCGTCGTCGGAGCCGACCTCACCGACCCCGCGTCGGTGCAGGCGATGTTCGACGAGGTGCAGCGGACATTCGGCGGGCTCGACATCCTCGTGCTCAACGCCTCCGGCGGCATGGAGTCCGGCATGGCAGAGGACTACGCGCTCCAGCTCAACCGGGATGCGCAGGTGAACGTCCTCGAGACGGCCCTGCCGCTGCTGACGGACGGGTCGCGCGTCGTGTTCGTCACGAGCCACCAGGCCCACTTCATCCGCACCACGCCGACGATGCCCGAGTACGTTCCGGTCGCGCTGTCCAAGCGCGCCGGCGAGGACGCGCTGCGCGAGCGCATTCCCGCCCTCGCCGAGAAGGGGATCGGCTTCACCGTGGTCTCCGGCGACATGATCGAGGGCACCATCACCGCGACGCTGCTCGAGCGCGCGAACCCCGGCGCGATCGCCTCGCGCAAGGAGGACGCCGGACGCCTCTACAACGTCGCCGAGTTCGCTGCCGAGGTCGCGCAGGCGGCCGTCGATCCTGTCCCGGCCGACAACACCCGGCTGGTCGGCGACACCTCCTCGTTCGCGGGGGAGTGA